The genomic window ACCGTCGCGGCCGCGCCCGAGCCGAAGTTGAACATGAAGCTCGCGTCCCCGTCAGTGTAGTCGACCAGGTCCTCCTCGCGGCTCGCGGTGACCAGCAGCGCGCGATCGATGTCGCCGACGCGGAGCTGGGCGGCGGTGTGCCGGATCGCGATCGGCGCACCCGCACACAGCGCATACGACTCGTGGGCGTACGCGTCATCGGCGCCGAGGCGCTCGGCCACGTCAGCGGCGGCCGACCAAACGACGTGGTCCTTGTACTCGCTGCCGTGATACAGGAGGAGGTCGAGGTCGCCGGCCTCGATCCCGGCATCCGAGAGCGCCTCGCGCCCCGCCGCGACGCACATGTCGCTCACGTGGTCGTCGTCCGGGGGGCAGACGCGTTTCTCGCGCATCCCCATCTTCACGACGACGACCTCCTCGGGGATCCCGCTGATCTCGGCGATCTCCTCCCCGGTCAACACCTCGTCGGGTACGTACGTTCCGAGGCCGGTGAGGCCGACGGTCCGCCCCTCAGCCATCGAACCACCGCCGGAGGCGACGAGGAACGGCCTTCGCTAGCGTGCCGCCCATGCGGTCGCGGGCGGTGCCGAGCAGGCCGTTCGGGACGTACAACACGAACAGGACGAACAGCAGGCCAACGTACAGCGCGGCGTGCCCGTTCAGGAACGTGTCGATAGCCTCGGCGACCGTGAGTCCGTTGTAGATCTCGGTCGCGAGCGTCGCGTCGCCGACGTTCGCGCGGAGGTACGGTAACAAGCCGCCCCCGCCGCCCACCTTGGAGAGGAACTCGCGGACGGTAGCGTCGAACAGCTCGCCGTACAGCGGCCCGGCGAGCGTGCCGAAGCCGCCGATGATCGACACCAACAGCGCGTCGCCGGCGACGAGGAAGTAGAACCCGCTCTCGGGCGTCACCGAGCGCCGGAACCCGACGAACAGCGCGCCGGCGATCCCGGCGAAGAAGCCGGAGACGACGAACGCGCCGAGCTTGTACGCGTAGGTGTTGTAGCCGATCGCCCGGGCGCGCTCCTCGTTCTCGCGGATCGCGATCAGCGTCCGCCCGAACGGCGAGTGGACGAGCCGCTGCATCGCGAGGTAACACACGAGCACCACGGCCCCGATGGCGTAAAAGGACACCTCGGTGGGCGAGAGATTGATGAAGCCGAACAGCCCCTCGATCGAATCGCCCGTGAGCTGTCCGATCGCGACCGAGAGCCCGTCGACGCCGGGGACGCCGATCCGGAACCCCTCGAACGTGCCCGTCACCGCGACGCCGTCGCGCGGCGCCGAGGAGACGAAGTCCCAGTCGCGCACGAACACGTAGAGCACCTGCGAGAACCCGAGGGTGATCATCGCGAAGTAGACGCCCGACAGGCGGAACGACACGCTCCCGATGGCGAGCGCCAGCGCCGCGGCGGCGACGCCAGCGAGCACGAGCAGGAGCATGAACGGCGTTTCCGGACCCAACAGCGGGATCTTCCCGTTGGCCGCGAGCGCGACGAGGTAGGCGCCGGTGCCGTAGAACGCCGCGTGGCCGAACGAGAGGTAGCCCGTGTAGCCGCTGATGAAGTCGAACGACATCGCAAAGAGCGCGAAGAACAACACGACGACGAGCGTCTCGATCCGCGGCAACAGCGCGACGACCTCGGCCGACAGCCCGGAGTTCACGAGCAGCGCGTACACGCCGGGATAGGCGGCGAACGCGAGTACCACAGCCAGGTGGACCAGATGGTCCTCGGCGTACTGCCGGTACCACGCGGTCTCGTCGTCGGCGCCGGCGTATCGATCGACGGCACTTGCGGTGTCGCCGTCGGCGGCCTCGGCAGCGTCGCTGTCGGCCGTGGTGCCGTCGGCCCGACCGACGCCGTCAACGGGCTCCCCACCGTCGCCGACGGATGTCTCGGCGGATCCGGTGTCCGCGTTGGTCCCGTCGCCGGCGTGTGATTCGGAGTCGTCCCCGTCGGCGGGGTCGTCGGGGGAGCTAATGGCCCCCCACCTCCGAGACGCCGTACAGCCCCTGCGGCTTCACGATCAGCGTGATCACGAGCACGAGGAACACCACCATCTCCGGCAGGCCGGTGAAGTCGACGAAGTTCTGGAACCACCACGTCATCGACGAGTCGACCAGGCCGACGATCAGCGCCGCGACGACGGTGCCGCGGAACGTTCCCAGCCCGCCGACGATCACGACGACGAACGCCGGGAGCAGCGTTTCCGCGGCCAGCGGGACCGACGCGCCCCACGATGGGTCCCACGCGAGCAGCACGCCGGCGGCGCCGGCAATGCCGGTCCCGAGCGCGAACACGACGGTGAACACCCGGTTCACGTCGACACCGAGCGCCGACAGCATCTCGCTGTCCTCGCCGCCGGCGCGCACGAACAGCCCGTAGCGCGTCCGGGTGAGAAACAGGTGGACGCCGACGACGGTCGCGACGCCGAACAGGATGTGGAACAGCTCCAGCCCGCTCGCGGAGACGCCGGCGACGCCGAGTGAGTCGGCGAGGAACGCCGGCTTCGTCCCGAGGACGTCCTGCCAGACGGTCGTCGGCTGCAACCCGTAGAACAGCACGACGATGCGCGCCAGCTCGTCGAGTACCAGCGTCACGCCGAAGGTGAGTAGGATCTGATACAGCGGCGGCCGGTCGTAGATCGGTCTGACGAGCCCGATCTCCACACCGCCGCCGAGGGCTGCGAGGGCACCGAAGGCGACGACGACGGCGACGCCGAACGCGAGCAGCCGCCCGGCCCCGCCGGTCGACTGCGCGACTACGGTCACGAGCACCAGCCCGCCGAGGTACGCGCCGAGCATCGTCAACGACCCGTGGGCGAAGTTGAGCACGCCCATCAGCCCGAACACGAGCGTCAGGCCGGCGGCGATCATCACGTAGAGGCTCGCCTCGGCGATCCCGCGGACGATCACGTCCGCGAGCGTCGTCGGCGAGAGGAACTCGATCAACGCGTCCGCGAACTGCAGGGGGAGCGCCGTCCCGACGGACGCGAGCGAGGCCAGCGACGCCACCGGAGCCAGCGATGCCATCACCTGAGCGATCGCGCTCATGCCGAGAGGTACCTCCGAAGTCGGTCGCCGTCGGCGCTGACGGCATCGGTGTCGCCCTCGTCGACGACGGTGCCGTGATCGAGCACGTAGAACCGGTCGGCAACGTCGAGCGCGAGCGGGAGGTTCTGTTCGACCAGCAGCATCGTCGTGTCGCTGGCCGCCTCGGTTAGTGCCTCGGCGACCGCCTCGACGATGAGCGGCGCCAGCCCCTCGCTTGGCTCGTCGACGAGCAGCAAGTCGTTGTCGCCGACGAGACCACGGGCGATGGAAAGCATCTGCTGTTGCCCGCCCGAGAGGTCGCCCGCCTTCGCGTCGCGTCGCTCCCGGAGGTCCGGGAACGTGTCGAATGCCAGATCCAGCGCCGCGTCGGCGTCGTCGGCGTCCGGGACGGCCACGCGGACGTTCTCCTCGACGGTGAGCTGTCCGAACATCCGCCTGTTCTCGGGGATCCACCCGAGGCCGCGGGCGGCGACCTCGTGAGTCTCGCGGCCCACGAGCTCCTCGCCGCGGTATCGGATCGATCCCTCACGCGGGGGCGTGAGCTGCAACACCGAGCGCAGCGTCGTCGTCTTCCCGACGCCGTTGCGCCCCATCAACGCGACAACCTCGCCCTCGTACACCTCCAGATCGACGCCCTCGAGCACGTGACTGTCGCCGTAGTACGTCTCGACGCCCGATAGCGATAGCAGCGGGTCGCCGCGGTCGTCGGTCGTGGACTCGCCGGCGACACGGTCGTCCGCGTCAGTACTCGCATCCGAACTCGCGTTCGACTCGGCGCTCGTGTCCGTGCTCACGCCGGTTCACCCCCGTTCGTTCCCGTGTCAGCGTCGTCGCCGGCGTCGGACGATGCGCCGTTGCTCGCGCTTCCGGGCTCGTAGCCGCCGAGATACGCCTTCTGGACGGCGGGATCGTCCCTGACGGCGGCTGGCTCGTCGTCGGCGATCACCGCACCTTGGTTGAGCACGACGACGCGGTCGGATACCTCCATCACGATGTCCATGTTGTGCTCGACGAGCAGCACGGCGTGATCCGTCGCCACGTCCTCGATGAGGTCGACGACGCGGTCGACGCTCTCGGAGGAGACGCCCGCGTTCGGCTCGTCGAGCAGGAGGACATCCGGGTCGCCGGCGAGCGCGATACCCACCTCGAGCTGGCGCTTCGCCCCGTGCGACAACGCGCTGGCGGGTTCCTCGGCGCGATCCGCCAGGTCGACGCGGTCGAGGATCGCGTACGCCTCCTCGATGTACCGGTCGAGCTGCCCGGCGTTGCGCCAGAAGTTTGTGCCGTCGCCGCCGGCGGCCTGTGCGGCGACGCGGACGTTCTCCAGCACGCTCGAGTTCGGGAACACGTTCGTCACCTGATACGACCGATGGACGCCCAGCGACGCGATCTCGTGTGGCGCGTCGCCGGTGATGTCGCGCCAGCCGTCGGCGTCTTCCGCGTCACCGTCCGCTGCGTCGGCTTCATCGCTGCCGGTCGTGACGCTCCCGTCGTTCCCGGTTCGGAATTCGACGGCGCCCTCGGTCGGTTCGAGCACCCCCGTCAGGAGGTTGAAGAACGTCGTCTTGCCGGCGCCGTTGGGGCCGATCAGCGAGCACAGCTCGTCGTCGCCGAGCGCGAAGTCCACGTCGTCGACGGCGGTGAGCCCGCCGAACCGCTTCGTGAGACCACTCGTGCGAAGCATCTACAGCGAGCAGGTCATGTCGTCGCCGTCGGCCGGGATCGTCGTTTCCTCGGCCGCGATGCGCGCGACGGGGTCGCTCGGCTGGACGGCCGCTCCCCAGGTGTCACTCCACTCGTCGGCCGTGGGGACGACGTTCGCGACAGTCATCTCCGAGCGGGCCTGGTTGTTGTACTCCTGGAAGGTGTAGGCGTCAGTCCCCTTCGGCGTCTCCGCGACGGTCATCCCGCGCAGCGCCTCGGCGATGTCGGCGCCCTCGGTCGAGCCGCCCTCCTCGACGCCCTGCACGATCGCGGAGGCCGCCGTGAACGTCCCCGACGTGAACAGGTCCGGCACCCGCCCGTAGGCGTTCACGTAGCCGTCGACGAACGCCGAGTTGATCTCGTTATCGTACTGGTTCCAGTGGTACCGGGTGGTGAACGGCCCGACGCCGAGGCCGTCGAGCTTCTCCTCGGTGAGCGGCTCGCCGAGCTGGTTCTGGAGCAGGCCGCCGACGACGTTGTTCGTGATCGCGGTCGCGAAGCCGCCGAACACGGTGAAGTCGTAATCGCCCTGGAGGTACGTCGTGAACAGGTTCGGGAGCGTCGCGACGGTGAACCCGCCGACGATCCCCTCGGCGCCCGCCTCGACGGCGTTGTCGAGCAGCCCCTCCCACTCGCTGTACCCCTGCGGGACGAACCGCTTGCCGACGATCTCGACTCCCTCGTTCGTGAGCACCTGCTCGTAGTTGTTGACGACGGCGCGGCCGAACGAGTAGTCGGCGCCGAACAGGAACACCCGCGACACGTCCGACTCCTGGGCGACGTACTTCCCGCCCGAGCGCGCGTCCATCGCCGTGTTCTCCGAGGCGCGGAAGACGTTGTCGGCGCACGTCTCCGAGTCGCCGGTGAGCGACGCCGACGCGGCCGGCCCGGCCATGTACGGGACGCCGGCCTGCTGGGCGACCGTCGTGCTCACGCGGCTGGCGGCCCCCGAGGAGGCGCAGCCGAACAGCATGTCCACCTCCTGGTCGGTGACGAGATTCGTGGCGAGCGTCTGGGCGGTGTCCGCCGAGAACTGCGTGTCGCGGATGTACAGCTCGTAGTCCACGTCGCCCACGGTGACTGTCTGGCTGCCTGTCTCGGCGGTCACCGCCGGCTCGACTCCGGCCTTGTACGCGAGCCCGCAGGAGAAGCCCCACAGCGACTGTTGGCCGTAGTACTGGAGGTCGCCCGAGATGGGCTGCAGCACACCGATCTTCACCGTCCCGGACGCCCCGCTCGAACTTCCCGTCGTTGTCCCGTCCATGTCGTCGCTCGTCTCCGTGTCCGCCGCCGCGGTATCTCCGTCGGTTTCGGTTCCGTCGCCGCCGTTCCCGCCGGCACAGCCGGCTAAACCCGCGATGCCCGTCGCACCCAGCGCGGCCAGCGTCCGGCGTCGTGTGATACGCTCACTCATACAGTGCTGTACTGTGACGTATCCGGCAAGAACTGCGGGGTTAACATGTGAACGAGGCGGCGTTCGCCGGGATCGGATCCGAGGCGAGCAGGAGTTCGAACGGCTGTACGACAGCACGGGTGAGACCTAGCGTCCGTCTCGCCGCGTCCAGCTCCGTAGAAACCTATTGGACCGACACGATCTGCGGTGAAACAGCCGGTACGTAGGATTGCATATGGAGTAAATGTCTTGGCCCTATTTTACTACTCTACCGGCGGACTTCGTGATTCTGTGGTTGAGTATTTAAGTAAGTCAGATAGACAATGCGTTGGTTAGATATATAAGTACTCGCGTTAACCAATGTATCATGGCGTTGCTGGAGCAACCCAATCGAGAACGTGGCTTCACCAAGGAGCGGATTATTCGCGTCCTGTTAAACCACACCGGAAATGATCTGACGAAGTACCGGCTGGCGCAGCTAGCAGACGCATCCGAACCGTGGACGCGGCAATACACGGAGAAACTCGAAGAAGTGGGACTGATCAAGGGAACCGAGGTTGTCGGTGCTGCTGATCTGTACCGAGTCTGGTTGGACCAACGGATTGAGCCGAATCAACTGGAAATATCACTCCAGCAGCCGATGGACCTGTTAGCAGAAACCGACCTAGAGTATGCGTTAACGACGTACCAAGCAGAAAACCTCCACCAAGGGTTCCTCTTCGCCTCCAGCACTGACTTCTACATCTCCTCCGAGGACATTAGTAACTGGCTTGAAACCGTTGAGGAGAAGGGATTACTGGGTGGTGGGAATACCCGGATCAGGGTTCTGGACGATCACGTATTCTATAAGCAACAGCGTGTCGATGGGTTCTCGACCGTATCCATCCCGCAGTTGATTCTGGATCTGCTTGCGGAGGGCGGACCGTGTGAGGAGGCCGCAGAGAAACTCATTGATTCATATCACGGTGAGCAACGATGGTGAGACAGTACTATATCCCGCAGGTAACAGCGCTGTCCGAGCAGGAGCTTCAGGCAGTGTTTGAGGCTGCTGAGCCACCTATCTGCTTGCTCGGTGGCTGGGCAGTCCATCTCCACGTCAATCCCGGCTTTCACTCCGAGCATAGTCGGGAGTACATCGGGTCGCGTGACATCGATATCGGCGTCCATGTAGACTCCGACTGGAGTGATGAAGAACTCCTTGGGACTCCGATTGGGACATCTATCTCGGCAATCGAGGACCTGGGATACACGAAAAGCCGGTTTGGGTTTGTTCAGAACTTTCTCCGTGACAGCCAAGAGCGCATCAGTGAGGACGAGGCCAGCGAATATGGGATGCACGAGGTGTTCCAAGTCTACGTTGACGTAATTCCGAATACCACAGAGTTAGACGGGTTCCGGGAGGTGTTCGGGTTCAAGCCGCCAGCAGAATCCCTGCTTGCACCGGTGTTCGAGGACGACAGGGGCGAACCATTATCTGAATATGTTTCGTGGTCACCATCCAGCCAGAAGCTGATTGTCCCACCAGCATTGTTGGCAGCGATGAAGATTCGGTCGCTTCCAGATCGGGATAAGAGCCACAAGCGGGTGAAGGATGTCTCTGATCTTCATG from Halobaculum magnesiiphilum includes these protein-coding regions:
- a CDS encoding 3-oxoacyl-ACP synthase — translated: MAEGRTVGLTGLGTYVPDEVLTGEEIAEISGIPEEVVVVKMGMREKRVCPPDDDHVSDMCVAAGREALSDAGIEAGDLDLLLYHGSEYKDHVVWSAAADVAERLGADDAYAHESYALCAGAPIAIRHTAAQLRVGDIDRALLVTASREEDLVDYTDGDASFMFNFGSGAAATVLEADPRDDRTRAVVRESAATTDGSFSRDVVMPAGGSAKPPSRETVDAGEHTLTVPDPEGMKERLADVSAPSFLSVADDAIADSGYERDDIDFLALTHMKRSFHEYLCDELGVDEGGQYYLDEYGHVQSADQALALAEGLDRGRVADGDVILFLAAGTGYTWAATVLEWTAG
- a CDS encoding branched-chain amino acid ABC transporter permease, whose protein sequence is MVLAFAAYPGVYALLVNSGLSAEVVALLPRIETLVVVLFFALFAMSFDFISGYTGYLSFGHAAFYGTGAYLVALAANGKIPLLGPETPFMLLLVLAGVAAAALALAIGSVSFRLSGVYFAMITLGFSQVLYVFVRDWDFVSSAPRDGVAVTGTFEGFRIGVPGVDGLSVAIGQLTGDSIEGLFGFINLSPTEVSFYAIGAVVLVCYLAMQRLVHSPFGRTLIAIRENEERARAIGYNTYAYKLGAFVVSGFFAGIAGALFVGFRRSVTPESGFYFLVAGDALLVSIIGGFGTLAGPLYGELFDATVREFLSKVGGGGGLLPYLRANVGDATLATEIYNGLTVAEAIDTFLNGHAALYVGLLFVLFVLYVPNGLLGTARDRMGGTLAKAVPRRLRRWFDG
- a CDS encoding branched-chain amino acid ABC transporter permease is translated as MSAIAQVMASLAPVASLASLASVGTALPLQFADALIEFLSPTTLADVIVRGIAEASLYVMIAAGLTLVFGLMGVLNFAHGSLTMLGAYLGGLVLVTVVAQSTGGAGRLLAFGVAVVVAFGALAALGGGVEIGLVRPIYDRPPLYQILLTFGVTLVLDELARIVVLFYGLQPTTVWQDVLGTKPAFLADSLGVAGVSASGLELFHILFGVATVVGVHLFLTRTRYGLFVRAGGEDSEMLSALGVDVNRVFTVVFALGTGIAGAAGVLLAWDPSWGASVPLAAETLLPAFVVVIVGGLGTFRGTVVAALIVGLVDSSMTWWFQNFVDFTGLPEMVVFLVLVITLIVKPQGLYGVSEVGGH
- a CDS encoding ABC transporter ATP-binding protein, translated to MLSLSGVETYYGDSHVLEGVDLEVYEGEVVALMGRNGVGKTTTLRSVLQLTPPREGSIRYRGEELVGRETHEVAARGLGWIPENRRMFGQLTVEENVRVAVPDADDADAALDLAFDTFPDLRERRDAKAGDLSGGQQQMLSIARGLVGDNDLLLVDEPSEGLAPLIVEAVAEALTEAASDTTMLLVEQNLPLALDVADRFYVLDHGTVVDEGDTDAVSADGDRLRRYLSA
- a CDS encoding ABC transporter ATP-binding protein, with product MLRTSGLTKRFGGLTAVDDVDFALGDDELCSLIGPNGAGKTTFFNLLTGVLEPTEGAVEFRTGNDGSVTTGSDEADAADGDAEDADGWRDITGDAPHEIASLGVHRSYQVTNVFPNSSVLENVRVAAQAAGGDGTNFWRNAGQLDRYIEEAYAILDRVDLADRAEEPASALSHGAKRQLEVGIALAGDPDVLLLDEPNAGVSSESVDRVVDLIEDVATDHAVLLVEHNMDIVMEVSDRVVVLNQGAVIADDEPAAVRDDPAVQKAYLGGYEPGSASNGASSDAGDDADTGTNGGEPA
- a CDS encoding ABC transporter substrate-binding protein: MSERITRRRTLAALGATGIAGLAGCAGGNGGDGTETDGDTAAADTETSDDMDGTTTGSSSGASGTVKIGVLQPISGDLQYYGQQSLWGFSCGLAYKAGVEPAVTAETGSQTVTVGDVDYELYIRDTQFSADTAQTLATNLVTDQEVDMLFGCASSGAASRVSTTVAQQAGVPYMAGPAASASLTGDSETCADNVFRASENTAMDARSGGKYVAQESDVSRVFLFGADYSFGRAVVNNYEQVLTNEGVEIVGKRFVPQGYSEWEGLLDNAVEAGAEGIVGGFTVATLPNLFTTYLQGDYDFTVFGGFATAITNNVVGGLLQNQLGEPLTEEKLDGLGVGPFTTRYHWNQYDNEINSAFVDGYVNAYGRVPDLFTSGTFTAASAIVQGVEEGGSTEGADIAEALRGMTVAETPKGTDAYTFQEYNNQARSEMTVANVVPTADEWSDTWGAAVQPSDPVARIAAEETTIPADGDDMTCSL
- a CDS encoding nucleotidyl transferase AbiEii/AbiGii toxin family protein — encoded protein: MVRQYYIPQVTALSEQELQAVFEAAEPPICLLGGWAVHLHVNPGFHSEHSREYIGSRDIDIGVHVDSDWSDEELLGTPIGTSISAIEDLGYTKSRFGFVQNFLRDSQERISEDEASEYGMHEVFQVYVDVIPNTTELDGFREVFGFKPPAESLLAPVFEDDRGEPLSEYVSWSPSSQKLIVPPALLAAMKIRSLPDRDKSHKRVKDVSDLHALLWYVKDYGEMKTDALEYVSKSDLGRMEDAVDETIFENAAQLLQIDQQLISDSITRLMQ